One region of Cryptosporidium parvum Iowa II chromosome 4, whole genome shotgun sequence genomic DNA includes:
- a CDS encoding ribosomal protein PO like protein of the L10 family yields LLNCKALTMPSPEKAAKKKQYFERLSEYATSYPRILVANADHVGSKQMADIRLALRGKAAVLMGKNTMIRTALKQMLGSHPELEKLIELVRLNVGLIFCIDEPSEVRKIIEEYRVPAPARQGVIAPCNVVVPAGATGLDPSQTSFFQALGIATKIVKGQVEIQSDVNLIDEGKKVTASQAVLLQKLNIKPFSYGLKVNNIYDHGSVYSSSVLDITSEDLISRVAEATKYVAAFSKETAIPTLPSARDGIISSFRNCVALGLDVDFDFPEMQAIKNALANPSSFVAASTAADNTTAVGASAPVEEEEEEEGDLGFSLFD; encoded by the coding sequence ttgttaAATTGTAAAGCATTAACTATGCCATCTCCAGAGAAAGCAGCAAAGAAGAAGCAATACTTCGAACGCCTGTCAGAATATGCTACATCTTACCCGAGAATTTTAGTAGCAAATGCGGACCATGTTGGTTCTAAGCAAATGGCAGACATCCGTCTAGCATTAAGAGGCAAAGCAGCAGTTTTGATGGGAAAAAATACCATGATAAGAACTGCTCTAAAGCAGATGCTTGGTTCTCATCCGGAATTAGAGAAGCTCATAGAGTTGGTTCGCTTGAATGTCGGActaattttttgtattgatGAGCCGTCTGAGGTAAGGAAGATTATAGAAGAATACAGAGTACCTGCACCTGCACGTCAAGGTGTAATTGCACCATGCAATGTTGTAGTTCCAGCTGGAGCTACTGGATTGGATCCATCTCAAACTTCGTTTTTCCAGGCCCTCGGAATTGCCACAAAGATTGTGAAGGGTCAGGTTGAGATCCAATCTGATGTTAATTTAATAGATGAGGGGAAGAAAGTTACGGCTTCACAAGCAGTCTTGTTGCAGAAGCTTAACATCAAACCATTTTCTTATGGACTTAAAGTTAACAATATCTATGACCATGGTAGTGTTTACAGTTCATCCGTTCTTGATATTACATCAGAAGACTTAATTTCTAGAGTCGCTGAGGCAACCAAATATGTTGCTGCATTCTCAAAAGAAACGGCTATACCGACTCTGCCTTCTGCTCGCGACGGcattatttcttcattcAGGAACTGCGTTGCGCTTGGTTTGGATGTTGATTTCGACTTCCCAGAAATGCAAGCCATTAAAAATGCATTAGCAAACCCCTCTTCATTTGTTGCTGCCTCTACAGCAGCTGATAATACAACCGCTGTTGGCGCGTCTGCCCCAGtagaggaagaagaagaagaagagggTGATTTAggtttttcattatttgacTGA
- a CDS encoding oxidoreductase, short-chain dehydrogenase family, translated as MNMPRGMLIYVFLSSVLFEPAFVSMLVFMAGITFPFIFYYLEFIESFNLPHIMNGAAILAYIFVLLGICKFISFGKCLSEKTLKDTNIMKGKTVVITGCSRGIGLETVKQLASWGVSELILCCRDIVAMENVKNQLTSIRLPPNKIHSIECDLSSLQSVELCSRKILSIVDKIDILINNAGIMAPPFQLINGVERQFMTNYLGHYHLTTNLIPLLQRSKCRIINVSSIAHLAVPFGFNISEIENINEKSYNKMRFYGISKLCNIYFTRELQKRFGSAGLTAVSLHPGCVDTDLGRYVRENSIAFALLYPLMKLFSKTSFSGAQTTLYCCSIPEIKLAPGGHYSQCTLDISSPVSLDEDASAQLWDYSKLLCDKIMKSKMK; from the coding sequence ATGAATATGCCCAGAGGAATGTTAATATACGTTTTTCTGAGCTCAGTGCTCTTTGAACCTGCCTTTGTTTCAATGCTTGTATTTATGGCCGGTATTACATTTCCttttatcttttattaCTTGGAGTTCATAGAATCATTCAATCTGCCTCATATCATGAATGGAGCTGCTATTTTGGCATATATATTCGTTTTGCTTGGAATTTGCAAATTTATTTCGTTTGGGAAGTGTTTATCGGAGAAAACGCTGAAAGATACAAACATAATGAAAGGTAAGACTGTTGTAATCACCGGTTGTTCAAGAGGGATTGGGCTTGAAACAGTTAAACAACTAGCATCATGGGGAGTGTCGGAATTAATCCTTTGTTGCCGTGATATTGTCGCTATGGAAAATGTCAAAAATCAGCTCACTTCTATTAGGTTGCCACCTAATAAAATCCACTCGATAGAGTGTGACTTGTCATCGCTACAAAGTGTAGAATTGTGTTCGAGaaaaattttatcaatAGTGGACAAGATTGacatattaattaataatgcaGGCATTATGGCACCACCATTTCAGCTAATAAACGGAGTTGAGAGACAATTTATGACTAACTACCTTGGGCACTACCACTTAACAACGAATCTAATCCCCCTGCTTCAGAGGAGCAAGTGCAGGATAATAAACGTCTCAAGTATCGCTCACTTAGCTGTGCCTTTTGGATTCAACATTTCAGAGATCGAGAATATTAACGAGAAAAGCTATAACAAAATGAGATTCTATGGTATTAGCAAGCTatgtaatatttattttacaAGAGAACTGCAAAAAAGATTTGGATCAGCTGGCTTAACTGCTGTTTCTTTGCATCCAGGATGTGTAGACACCGATTTAGGAAGATATGTCCGTGAAAATAGTATCGCTTTTGCTTTACTATACCCATTAATGAAGCTGTTTTCAAAAACCTCATTTTCAGGTGCACAAACCACACTTTATTGTTGCTCAATACCTGAAATAAAACTTGCTCCAGGGGGACACTATTCTCAATGCACGCTAGATATATCTTCGCCTGTTTCACTAGATGAGGATGCGTCAGCACAACTTTGGGATTATTCTAAACTCCTCTGTGATAAAATTATGAAatcaaaaatgaaatag
- a CDS encoding ubiquitin-activating enzyme E1 (UBA) has protein sequence LEQLTMNADKRDEIDTNLYSRQIGTLGLEAMGKLIKLRVLIVGLRGLGVEIAKNIILAGPKSITLVDDEICSFSDMGANFYITENDVKKGAKRSDACLNKLASLNEYVQVTVFHGEITSQVIFNHDVIVCADVPLSLQIKYNELCRDHTPNIGFISANSLGLCGSIFVDFGDSFNVFDGNGEEPKSAIIAKISRGKETTSITCLAEKLLPFQEGDYVMFREVQGMTELNGTGPHKIISTGKHQFTIQLDSSMFREYEREGLVTQVKVPINYSFRSLKDALEYPICDEQGILIVPDLNKFGRSEQLFFSINSVLKYSDIKGSRPEHTDLQAINECHSLAVEMNENSKKRQDSNDEKKEFVISVSSIDRDILEKVCKYSRCCISPMAAFLGGIAAQEIVKFVGKYTPLRQFFFFDAFEQLDLISNEIHTKEEFMPLGSRYDDQIIIFGRSFQNRLSEKNIFIVGAGALGCEFLKSMALLGVGCGPNGTVTITDMDNIEVSNLNRQFLFRQEHVGSPKSAIAAQVIRTINKDINIISLQTRVGTDTEDVFDDIFWNKTSFVINALDNVPSRMYINDRCLWYEKPLLESGTLGTKANSETYLPHKTQSYSDNRDPAEESIPLCTLKHFPHAIEHTIEWARDAFQGIFTSDPQEAITFLNSPCEYIQNLKQRGNPNVILEKSQKIFELINWISEKDPTHEDCIRMAIHLFHDYFYCQIKQLLTNFPPDHINSDGLPFWSGPKRCPTPIKLNIQDKLHFDFILSASNLYSNMVRLPEISDSSIIFKVSNETILPEFNAKTTIIKIDDDDNTSSNENSSSSSIILDTSIAEEYTNKLLSFTENRIKRCLNFIQPIEFEKDDDSNFHIDFMNSCANLRARNYSIKECDRHKCKMIAGRIIPAMATTTAMITGLVSFEALKVSSLGEYKIELFKNSFINLSLPLYVITEPLPAPKTISKEFDPIVEGPLRARPEGFTAWDKLVIEQKDGTVQNIIDYLTNKMNLETQIISFGNICLYNAYIPNHQERKCIPIALLIEQITKKKLHVTKNSIALEVSCCDIDDGVDTIIPSIKFIFK, from the coding sequence TTGGAACAATTAACGATGAATGCTGATAAAAGAGATGAAATTGATACAAATCTCTACAGTCGTCAGATCGGTACGCTGGGCCTTGAGGCAATGGGAAAGCTGATAAAGTTACGCGTATTGATTGTGGGGCTTCGTGGGCTTGGCGTCGAAATagcaaaaaatattatattggCCGGGCCGAAATCAATAACCCTTGTGGATGATGAGATATGTAGTTTTTCTGATATGGGTGCAAACTTTTATATTACAGAAAATGACGTAAAGAAAGGAGCTAAACGCTCAGATGCATGCTTAAACAAACTTGCATCTTTAAATGAGTATGTTCAAGTCACCGTATTTCATGGAGAAATTACAAGCCAAGTGATCTTTAACCACGACGTAATTGTTTGCGCGGATGTACCATTATCACTACAGATAAAATACAACGAATTATGTAGAGACCATACTCCAAATATTGGGTTTATTTCCGCCAACTCCCTTGGCCTTTGCGGCTCCATTTTTGTTGATTTTGGGGATTCTTTTAATGTATTCGATGGAAATGGTGAGGAACCAAAGAGTGCCATAATTGCAAAGATTTCAAGGGGTAAAGAAACAACATCTATAACATGTCTAGCTGAGAAACTTCTTCCATTTCAAGAAGGTGACTATGTAATGTTTAGAGAAGTACAGGGAATGACAGAGTTGAATGGTACAGGTCCTCATAAGATCATCTCAACAGGAAAACATCAATTTACAATCCAATTAGATTCGAGTATGTTCAGAGAATATGAAAGAGAGGGTTTGGTTACTCAGGTTAAAGTTCCTATAAACTACAGCTTCAGGAGTTTAAAAGATGCACTCGAATATCCTATTTGTGACGAACAGGGAATTTTAATCGTTCCAGatctaaataaatttggCAGATCCGAGCAGCTTTTCTTCTCGATCAATTCTGTTCTTAAATACTCTGATATTAAAGGTTCTCGTCCAGAGCACACCGACTTGCAAGCAATTAATGAATGCCATTCGCTTGCAGTGGAAATGAACGAGAACTCAAAGAAAAGGCAAGATTCAAACGacgaaaaaaaagaatttgttATTTCAGTTAGTAGTATTGATAGGGATATACTCGAGAAAGTATGCAAATATTCTAGATGCTGTATATCTCCTATGGCTGCTTTTCTGGGTGGAATTGCTGCACAAGAAATTGTGAAGTTTGTTGGCAAGTATACACCATTGCGccaattctttttctttgatGCGTTCGAACAATTAGATCTAATTTCAAATGAGATTCATACAAAAGAAGAGTTTATGCCATTAGGGAGTAGGTACGATGATCAAATAATCATATTCGGTAGAAGCTTCCAAAATAGACTATCtgagaaaaatatttttattgtaGGAGCAGGAGCCTTAGGCTGCGAATTTTTAAAGAGCATGGCGTTACTAGGAGTTGGATGTGGGCCAAATGGAACTGTAACAATTACGGATATGGATAATATCGAGGTTTCAAACCTGAATCGTCAATTCCTATTTAGGCAAGAACATGTGGGTTCACCAAAGAGTGCAATTGCTGCTCAAGTTATCAGAACAATTAACaaagatataaatattatctCTCTTCAAACCCGAGTTGGCACAGATACTGAAGATGTTTTTGATGATATATTTTGGAATAAGACCAGTTTTGTGATTAATGCTCTAGATAATGTTCCTTCAAGGATGTACATCAATGATCGTTGTTTGTGGTACGAAAAACCACTACTGGAAAGTGGTACATTGGGAACCAAAGCCAATAGTGAAACCTATCTCCCGCATAAAACCCAGTCTTATTCTGATAATCGTGATCCTGCGGAAGAAAGCATCCCTTTGTGCACTTTAAAGCACTTCCCACACGCAATAGAGCACACAATTGAATGGGCTCGTGACGCATTTCAGGGAATTTTTACATCAGACCCACAAGAGGCTATTACTTTTCTTAATAGCCCATGCGAATATATCCAAAATCTGAAACAGAGAGGAAATCCTAATGTTATCCTTGAGAAAtctcaaaaaatattcgaGCTAATCAATTGGATTTCAGAGAAAGACCCTACGCATGAAGATTGTATTCGAATGGCAATACATTTGTTTCATGACTACTTCTATTGTCAAATTAAACAACTTTTGACTAACTTCCCCCCTGACCATATTAATAGTGATGGGCTCCCTTTTTGGTCAGGACCGAAAAGGTGTCCAACGCCCATAAAGCTAAATATACAAGATAAATTGCATTTTGACTTTATCCTTTCAGCTTCAAACctatattcaaatatggTTAGATTACCAGAAATATCCGACTCTTCGATTATATTCAAGGTTTCAAATGAAACAATCCTTCCAGAATTCAATGCTAAGACTACAATAATCAAGATTGACGACGATGACAATACTTCAAGTAATGAAAATAGCAGCTCAAgttcaataatattggatACAAGTATTGCTGAAGAGTACACAAATAAACTACTTTCATTCACagaaaatagaattaaaagGTGCTTAAACTTTATACAGCCTATTGAATTTGAGAAAGATGATGACTCAAACTTTCATATAGATTTTATGAATTCTTGTGCCAACTTAAGAGCTAGGAACTACTCTATAAAAGAATGTGACAGACATAAATGTAAAATGATCGCGGGGCGTATAATACCTGCCATGGCAACAACCACAGCAATGATAACTGGGCTCGTTTCGTTCGAAGCGCTAAAGGTATCTTCGCTCGGCGAATACAAAATAGAACTCTTCAAAAATTCATTCATCAATCTTTCTCTCCCGCTGTATGTAATTACGGAACCCCTTCCAGCCCCAAAGACAATTTCAAAGGAATTTGATCCAATAGTTGAAGGTCCATTAAGGGCAAGACCTGAAGGATTCACAGCCTGGGATAAGCTTGTTATCGAACAAAAAGATGGTACTGTACAAAACATTATCGACTATCTGacaaataaaatgaatctTGAGACACAAATCATCTCTTTTGGCAACATATGTCTTTACAATGCCTATATCCCAAATCACCAAGAAAGAAAGTGCATTCCTATTGCTTTGTTAATAGAACAAATTACCAAGAAGAAATTACACGTTACAAAGAATAGCATTGCATTAGAAGTTAGTTGTTGTGATATCGATGATGGGGTTGACACAATTATTCCGTCAATCaagtttattttcaaatag